In a genomic window of Magnolia sinica isolate HGM2019 chromosome 16, MsV1, whole genome shotgun sequence:
- the LOC131228656 gene encoding oxygen-evolving enhancer protein 1, chloroplastic, with translation MAASLQAVATLMQPTKVGISSKSSLQLRSSPQLSKAFGYDCAGARLTCSLQADLKDLAQKCADATKIAGFALATSALVAAGASAEGIPKRLTYDEIQSKTYMEVKGTGTANQCPTIDGGIEKFAFKAGKYNLKKFCLEPTSFTVKAESINKNSPPEFQNTKLMTRLTYTLDEIEGPFEVSPDGTVKFEEKDGIDYAAVTVQLPGGERVPFLFTIKQLVASGKPESFSGQFLVPSYRGSSFLDPKGRGGSTGYDNAVALPAGGRGDEEELKKENIKETSSSTGKITLSVTKSKPDSGEVIGVFESIQPSDTDLGAKTPKDVKIQGIWYAQLES, from the exons ATGGCTGCGTCTCTTCAAGCTGTGGCTACGCTCATGCAGCCGACTAAGGTCGGCATCTCCTCTAAGAGTAGCTTGCAGCTGAGATCCTCCCCACAGCTTTCTAAGGCCTTTGGCTACGACTGCGCTGGCGCTAGACTGACTTGCTCGCTCCAAGCCGACCTGAAAGACCTAGCTCAGAAGTGCGCCGACGCCACCAAGATCGCCGGCTTCGCGCTCGCCACATCTGCTCTCGTCGCTGCG GGAGCCAGTGCTGAGGGAATACCGAAACGCCTGACCTACGATGAGATACAGAGCAAGACGTACATGGAAGTGAAGGGGACCGGCACGGCGAACCAGTGCCCAACGATTGACGGTGGGATCGAGAAATTCGCTTTCAAGGCCGGCAAATACAACTTGAAGAAGTTCTGCCTCGAGCCTACGTCCTTCACCGTCAAGGCCGAAAGCATCAACAAGAACTCACCACCCGAGTTCCAGAACACCAAGCTCATGACCCGTCTCACCTACACCCTCGACGAGATCGAGGGTCCATTTGAGGTCTCCCCAGACGGCACTGTCAAGTTTGAGGAGAAAGACGGAATCGACTACGCTGCTGTCACCGTCCAGCTCCCCGGAGGTGAGCGAGTCCCATTCCTCTTCACCATCAAACAGCTAGTAGCATCTGGTAAGCCCGAGAGCTTCAGCGGCCAGTTCCTTGTGCCGTCTTACCGAGGCTCGTCTTTCTTGGACCCTAAGGGACGGGGCGGATCCACTGGCTACGATAATGCAGTGGCGTTGCCGGCTGGAGGGAGAGGAGATGAGGAGGAGCTGAAAAAGGAGAACATAAAGGAAACATCGTCATCTACCGGGAAGATCACGCTCAGCGTCACGAAGAGCAAGCCGGATTCTGGGGAGGTGATTGGGGTGTTTGAGAGCATCCAGCCATCTGATACCGATTTGGGAGCGAAGACTCCTAAGGATGTTAAGATCCAAGGGATCTGGTACGCGCAGCTTGAGTCTTAG
- the LOC131229311 gene encoding mitochondrial import receptor subunit TOM6 homolog, producing the protein MFLGAIPRRPDKAVAYKQLKTHLMIMGAWVAVIRITPYVLHYLSQDIEELKLEL; encoded by the coding sequence atgtttctAGGAGCAATACCGCGCAGGCCGGACAAGGCGGTTGCATACAAGCAGCTGAAGACGCATCTGATGATAATGGGAGCATGGGTTGCTGTGATCCGTATCACACCATATGTTCTCCATTACCTTTCCCAAGATATAGAGGAGCTAAAGCTCGAGCTCTAA
- the LOC131228925 gene encoding pentatricopeptide repeat-containing protein At1g08070, chloroplastic-like, producing MIGGYSRVGCCKEAFSLFRATRDSGMEPDNFTFVNLLSICSETGNSDMGRFLHLYVEINGVETDLFVKNALVDMYAKCGDLVSAQTLFDRMPKKNVVSWTSMVGAYAQNGFLDLARCEFDKKSEKNVVSWNAMISCYLQQACSQLGDLMTGKKTHMYIRNNNIQPSVTLCNSLIDMYAKCGPVDVALHLFRQMSKRNVVSWNVMIRALAMHSRALNAIDLFTRMQNDGVPLDGITFVGVLCACHHGGFLDTSQHYFDTMSLVYGVPREIEHYACMVNFLG from the exons ATGATTGGTGGCTATTCTCGAGTGGGTTGCTGCAAGGAAGCTTTTTCTCTTTTTCGGGCCACGAGGGATTCAGGTATGGAACCTGACAATTTTACCTTCGTTAATCTCCTTTCTATTTGTTCAGAAACGGGTAATTCCGATATGGGTAGATTCCTACACTTGTACGTAGAGATAAATGGGGTGGAAACTGATTTATTTGTCAAGAACGCTTTGGTGGATATGTATGCCAAGTGTGGGGATTTGGTCTCTGCTCAGACATTGTTTGATAGAATGCCTAAGAAGAATGTGGTTTCATGGACTTCAATGGTGGGGGCATATGCTCAAAATGGATTCTTGGATCTTGCACGTTGTGAATTTGATAAGAAGTCCGAGAAAAATGTAGTTTCTTGGAATGCAATGATTTCTTGTTATCTTCAACAAG CTTGTAGCCAACTTGGTGATTTGATGACGGGAAAGAAAACCCACATGTATATTCGCAATAACAACATACAACCTAGTGTCACATTATGTAACTCGCTTATAGACATGTATGCGAAATGTGGTCCTGTAGATGTTGCCTTACATCTCTTTAGACAGATGTCTAAGAGGAATGTGGTGTCGTGGAATGTTATGATTAGAGCCCTGGCAATGCACAGCCGCGCTCTCAATGCTATTGATCTCTTCACTAGGATGCAAAATGATGGTGTACCACTAGATGGGATTACCTTTGTCGGCGTGCTATGTGCTTGTCACCACGGCGGTTTCTTGGACACCAGTCAACATTACTTCGATACTATGAGTCTTGTCTATGGGGTTCCTCGAGAAATCGAACACTATGCTTGCATGGTCAATTTTCTAGGATGA
- the LOC131228926 gene encoding putative pentatricopeptide repeat-containing protein At3g05240 — translation MFPPPKHIPLASRVKSNLFLLLSLHTASPAKTNQNPEFKFPTHPNLHSLLAKCTFIKELKQIHAHIIQIGYLKEIVTAGKLIAFCATSHMGDLCHAQLVFDQIAEPNRFLWNSLIRGYSNSSNPRESIFLYSRMMGAGFTPDEFTFPFVLKACSLESAFMEAIGIHVHVVKLRFGSQVSVQNVLLHVYAVCGLIQYARQLFDDLSGEVLFLGIQ, via the coding sequence ATGTTCCCTCCTCCAAAACATATACCCCTTGCTTCCCGCGTCAAATCCAACCTCTTCCTTCTCCTATCCCTCCACACCGCCTCTCCCGCCAAAACCAACCAAAATCCCGAATTCAAATTCCCCACTCACCCAAACCTCCATTCCCTTCTAGCCAAATGCACATTCATTAAAGAACTCAAACAAATCCATGCTCACATCATCCAGATCGGATATCTTAAAGAAATCGTCACAGCTGGAAAGCTCATCGCTTTCTGTGCCACCTCCCATATGGGTGATCTTTGCCATGCCCAGTTGGTTTTTGATCAAATAGCTGAACCCAACCGATTCTTGTGGAATAGCTTGATAAGAGGCTATTCTAATAGCAGTAACCCCAGAGAATCGATCTTCCTCTATTCTCGAATGATGGGGGCAGGTTTCACACCCGACGAATTCACCTTCCCATTTGTTCTCAAGGCTTGCTCCCTCGAATCTGCTTTCATGGAAGCGATTGGAATCCATGTTCATGTGGTCAAGCTCAGGTTCGGATCACAAGTTTCCGTGCAAAATGTGCTCCTCCATGTTTATGCAGTTTGTGGGTTGATTCAATATGCTCGCCAGTTGTTTGATGATCTCTCTGGAGAAGTCTTATTTCTTGGAATTCAATGA